The following proteins come from a genomic window of Populus alba chromosome 12, ASM523922v2, whole genome shotgun sequence:
- the LOC118044652 gene encoding 11-beta-hydroxysteroid dehydrogenase A-like — translation MDMTTKLMNILLPPIALIVLLLILPPYLVLKFLGLIKGFIYSEDVAGKVVLITGASSGIGEQIAYQYARRGARLALVARREDRLRGVASEARKMGSPDVMMIRADVSKVEDCKRFVDEAMKHFGQLDHLVNNAGIPCVCLLEEAPNISDLNSVVDINFWGSVYGTYFAVPHLRKTQGKIIVISSAAGRFPCPRASIYGASKAALISLYESLRIEFGSDIGITIVTPGLVKSEMTTGELRSKAKVESLPVESTEDCAKAIVDSACRGDRYLVEPSWVGIVFLFKLLCPEVLEWCVHGLLFSSAPRNLKKAA, via the exons ATGGATATGACTACAAAGTTGATGAATATTTTACTTCCTCCTATAGCACTCATCGTGCTTCTTTTAATCTTGCCACCATATCTTGTTCTCAAGTTTCTTGGCCTCATAAAAGGATTTATATACAGCGAAGACGTGGCCGGAAAAGTAGTACTTATAACTGGAGCATCTTCCGGCATTGGTGAG caAATTGCATACCAATATGCAAGGAGAGGAGCTCGTTTAGCACTCGTTGCTAGAAGAGAAGATCGCCTCCGAGGAGTTGCAAGTGAAGCCAGGAAGATGGGTTCGCCAGATGTTATGATGATACGTGCAGATGTTTCCAAGGTTGAAGATTGCAAGAGATTTGTTGATGAGGCAATGAAACATTTTGGACAGT TGGATCATCTGGTGAATAATGCTGGGATTCCTTGTGTTTGCTTGTTAGAAGAAGCTCCCAACATATCTGATTTGAATTCTGTAGTG GACATAAATTTCTGGGGTTCGGTGTATGGCACTTATTTTGCAGTTCCACACCTAAGAAAAACTCAAGGGAAAATCATCGTcatctcttcagctgctggacGTTTCCCTTGTCCACGAGCAAGCATATACGGT GCAAGCAAAGCAGCCTTAATAAGCCTGTATGAATCACTGAGGATTGAATTCGGTTCAGATATTGGAATAACAATTGTGACTCCTGGGCTCGTGAAGTCAGAAATGACCACAGGCGAGCTACGATCAAAG GCTAAAGTAGAAAGCCTCCCAGTTGAATCAACTGAGGATTGTGCTAAAGCAATTGTGGACAGCGCTTGCCGTGGAGACAGGTACCTGGTAGAGCCATCATGGGTCGGGATAGTTTTCCTGTTCAAGCTGCTTTGTCCTGAAGTCCTGGAATGGTGTGTCCACGGGCTATTATTCTCCTCTGCACCAAGGAATCTCAAGAAGGCTGCGTAG
- the LOC118044653 gene encoding 11-beta-hydroxysteroid dehydrogenase A-like, protein MDLIHKVMNIVLPPITLTLILLFLPSFLVFKFISCIKRYITSERVAGKVVLITGASSGIGEYLAYEYARRGACLALAARREERLRAVADKARMLGSPDVIVISTDISKVEDCERFITKAVNHFGRLDHLVNNAGIIQIDMFEHCKEISDCAVLMNTNFWGSVYVTRFAIPHLRKSKGRIVGISSIAGWCSVPKMSFYCASKAAITSFYETLAAEFGPDIGITIVTPGVVESEMSQGDFISKSTERCAKAIVNSACRGDRYLVEPSWTRMSFLLKVLCPEVMEWHLHWVLTARTSKKSN, encoded by the exons ATGGATTTGATTCACAAGGTCATGAACATTGTACTTCCTCCTATAACCTTGACTCTGATACTTCTCTTCTTGCCGTCGTTTCttgttttcaagtttataagttgcattaaaagatatataacTAGTGAAAGGGTGGCCGGAAAAGTAGTTCTAATCACTGGGGCATCTTCAGGCATTGGCGAG TATCTTGCATATGAGTATGCTAGGAGAGGAGCATGTTTAGCCCTTGCTGCCAGAAGAGAGGAGCGTCTTCGAGCAGTCGCAGATAAAGCGCGGATGCTGGGATCACCGGATGTTATAGTCATCTCTACTGACATTTCAAAGGTTGAAGACTGCGAGCGGTTTATTACCAAGGCAGTGAATCATTTTGGCCGAT TGGATCATCTGGTGAACAATGCTGGTATTATTCAAATTGACATGTTTGAGCATTGCAAGGAAATCTCAGATTGTGCAGTACTTATG AATACAAATTTCTGGGGTTCTGTATATGTCACCCGTTTCGCTATTCCACACCTAAGAAAAAGTAAAGGGAGGATCGTGGGGATTTCTTCAATTGCTGGATGGTGCTCAGTACCTAAGATGAGCTTCTACTGT GCAAGCAAGGCAGCCATTACAAGTTTTTATGAGACACTAGCTGCTGAATTTGGTCCGGATATTGGAATAACAATAGTCACTCCTGGTGTAGTTGAGTCAGAAATGAGCCAAGGTGATTTTATATCAAAG TCAACTGAAAGGTGTGCGAAAGCAATCGTAAACAGTGCTTGCCGAGGAGACAGATACTTGGTAGAGCCGTCTTGGACAAGGATGTCGTTTCTGCTGAAGGTCCTTTGTCCTGAAGTGATGGAGTGGCACTTGCACTGGGTATTGACAGCCAGGACTTCAAAGAAAAGTAACTAG
- the LOC118044654 gene encoding uncharacterized protein codes for MDLIKLREIHAINKSKKHQLLDNIFLYSLTVLTCTLFCSSPFWFPSLFDSVKLFLFGSPPKLGSVFLSPKFIFIVGNLIIFVLVGESKFFTSNSPSATDVYYDEYIDHKNLQTASSVEQKEETKMGKSSKEKRSRTCENGEKNEGKGMAEGNLNVHEERKDLQEHALSLPTEELNKRADDFIARVNRQRMLEARL; via the coding sequence atggaTCTCATTAAGCTAAGAGAGATTCATGCAATTAACAAGTCCAAGAAGCATCAACttcttgacaatattttcttgtattcttTGACTGTCTTGACCTGTACTCTTTTCTGTTCTAGCCCTTTCTGGTTTCCCTCCCTATTTGATTCCGTGAAGCTCTTTCTCTTCGGCTCTCCTCCAAAATTAGGTTCTGTTTTCCTCAGCCCCAAGTTCATTTTCATAGTTGGCAACCTTATAATCTTTGTCCTTGTTGGAGAGTCCAagttctttacttcaaattctCCATCAGCTACTGATGTTTACTATGATGAGTACATTGACCACAAGAACCTTCAAACAGCTTCCAGTGTTGAACAGAAGGAGGAGACAAAAATGGGGAAATCATCCAAAGAAAAACGTAGCAGAACTTGCGAAAACGGAGAAAAGAATGAAGGGAAAGGAATGGCTGAGGGAAACTTGAACGTACACGAGGAAAGAAAGGATTTACAAGAACACGCCCTCAGTTTGCCTACAGAGGAATTGAATAAAAGGGCTGATGACTTCATTGCAAGGGTTAACAGACAAAGGATGCTTGAAGCTAGGCTATAA